A single Cherax quadricarinatus isolate ZL_2023a chromosome 4, ASM3850222v1, whole genome shotgun sequence DNA region contains:
- the Clp gene encoding cleavage and polyadenylation specificity factor subunit 4 isoform X1, which translates to MEVIVANVDKITFDIETQLEEQVGAQILPFPGMDKSIAAVCTFYMRGNCSKSVSCPFRHVRGDRTVVCKHWLRGLCKKGDQCEFLHEYDMSKMPECYFYSRFNACHNKECPFLHINPDMKMKDCPWYDRGFCRHGPQCRNRHVRRVLCMNYFSGFCPDGSSCKFMHPRFELPQILDDKQPLHKKQGITCHFCGEAGHKASNCCKANPELREQNAIISLASGGPKNQPGRENSGYFMPHQMDNNRLDNVICFKCGQQGHFANRCSKGQFAFLSSSN; encoded by the exons aTGGAGGTCATTGTGGCTAATGTGGATAAAATCACCTTTGATATAGAGACTCAGTTGGAGGAGCAAGTTGGGGCGCAGATCCTGCCCTTCCCTGGCATGGACA AATCAATAGCTGCAGTGTGCACATTTTACATGCGTGGGAACTGCAGTAAAAGTGTCAGTTGCCCATTTCGTCACGTTCGGGGAGACAGAACTGTTGTTTGCAAGCATTGGCTTCGTGGCTTGTGCAAAAAGGGCGACCAGTGTGAATTTCTCCACGAATATGATATGTCAAAAATGCCTGAATGCTATTTCTATTCTCGTTTCA ATGCCTGCCACAACAAGGAGTGCCCGTTCCTACACATAAACCCTGACATGAAAATGAAAGACTGTCCATGGTATGATAGAGGCTTTTGCCGTCATGGTCCTCAGTGTCGAAATCGTCATGTACGAAGAGTCCTCTGCATGAATTATTTCTCGGGTTTCTGTCCAGATGGATCAAGTTGCAAATTTATGCA CCCAAGATTTGAATTGCCACAAATTCTAGATGACAAACAACCACTTCACAAGAAACAGGGAATCACCTGTCATTTCTGTGGAGAAGCTGGTCACAAAGCTTCAAATTGCTGCAAGGCTAACCCGGAACTAAGGGAACAAAATGCAATTATT AGTTTGGCTTCAGGTGGACCAAAGAATCAGCCGGGCAGAGAAAATTCAGGCTACTTTATGCCTCACCAAATGGATAACAATCGACTGGATAATGTTATTTGCTTCAAG TGTGGTCAACAGGGACACTTCGCAAACAGATGTTCCAAGGGCCAGTTTGCCTTTCTTAGTTCCAGTAACTAA
- the Clp gene encoding cleavage and polyadenylation specificity factor subunit 4 isoform X2: protein MRGNCSKSVSCPFRHVRGDRTVVCKHWLRGLCKKGDQCEFLHEYDMSKMPECYFYSRFNACHNKECPFLHINPDMKMKDCPWYDRGFCRHGPQCRNRHVRRVLCMNYFSGFCPDGSSCKFMHPRFELPQILDDKQPLHKKQGITCHFCGEAGHKASNCCKANPELREQNAIISLASGGPKNQPGRENSGYFMPHQMDNNRLDNVICFKCGQQGHFANRCSKGQFAFLSSSN, encoded by the exons ATGCGTGGGAACTGCAGTAAAAGTGTCAGTTGCCCATTTCGTCACGTTCGGGGAGACAGAACTGTTGTTTGCAAGCATTGGCTTCGTGGCTTGTGCAAAAAGGGCGACCAGTGTGAATTTCTCCACGAATATGATATGTCAAAAATGCCTGAATGCTATTTCTATTCTCGTTTCA ATGCCTGCCACAACAAGGAGTGCCCGTTCCTACACATAAACCCTGACATGAAAATGAAAGACTGTCCATGGTATGATAGAGGCTTTTGCCGTCATGGTCCTCAGTGTCGAAATCGTCATGTACGAAGAGTCCTCTGCATGAATTATTTCTCGGGTTTCTGTCCAGATGGATCAAGTTGCAAATTTATGCA CCCAAGATTTGAATTGCCACAAATTCTAGATGACAAACAACCACTTCACAAGAAACAGGGAATCACCTGTCATTTCTGTGGAGAAGCTGGTCACAAAGCTTCAAATTGCTGCAAGGCTAACCCGGAACTAAGGGAACAAAATGCAATTATT AGTTTGGCTTCAGGTGGACCAAAGAATCAGCCGGGCAGAGAAAATTCAGGCTACTTTATGCCTCACCAAATGGATAACAATCGACTGGATAATGTTATTTGCTTCAAG TGTGGTCAACAGGGACACTTCGCAAACAGATGTTCCAAGGGCCAGTTTGCCTTTCTTAGTTCCAGTAACTAA